Proteins found in one Agaribacterium sp. ZY112 genomic segment:
- a CDS encoding class I SAM-dependent methyltransferase, with product MEKGCLEGLHEYVQSTSLRESQVLKELRFETDKDPSSIMQIPATQGQFMSLLVKLIGAKRSIEIGVYTGYSALCVAEAMPDDSYTVACDVDEQWAEKAKAFWKKAGVDYKIDFRLAPAIETLESLLQDGQAGSYDFIFIDADKDNYDTYYELSLRLLRKGGLIAIDNVLLFGSVVDYNALSEAMKDMLPESSVQAVRDLNEKIHNDSRVDMSMLQIADGLSLIRKI from the coding sequence ATGGAAAAGGGATGTTTAGAGGGCTTGCATGAATATGTGCAGAGCACATCGCTACGCGAGTCTCAGGTATTAAAGGAGCTGAGGTTTGAAACGGATAAAGACCCTTCATCCATTATGCAGATACCGGCTACCCAAGGGCAGTTTATGAGCCTGCTGGTTAAGCTTATTGGTGCCAAGCGCAGCATAGAGATAGGTGTTTATACTGGCTACAGTGCTTTATGTGTTGCTGAGGCTATGCCGGATGATAGTTATACGGTTGCTTGTGATGTTGACGAGCAGTGGGCTGAAAAAGCGAAAGCTTTTTGGAAGAAGGCGGGAGTTGATTATAAAATCGACTTTAGGCTTGCTCCAGCGATAGAAACACTAGAGTCTTTATTGCAAGATGGACAAGCAGGTTCTTATGACTTCATATTTATTGATGCAGACAAAGATAACTACGATACTTATTACGAGTTGTCCTTACGCCTGTTGCGAAAAGGAGGGCTAATCGCAATCGATAATGTGTTGTTATTTGGCTCCGTCGTTGATTACAACGCTTTAAGTGAGGCGATGAAAGATATGCTTCCTGAAAGTAGTGTTCAAGCTGTTCGTGATTTAAATGAAAAGATTCACAACGATAGTCGTGTGGATATGAGCATGCTGCAAATTGCAGATGGCCTTAGTTTGATCAGAAAAATTTAA
- a CDS encoding cytochrome b, with product MKTWIPVKEFSATNRVVHHLSAFMFIGALLLMAYDKYFGSSDAMKLHQSFGMVVFFLYFGRIVLMAWFGKPEALGTQLEKFMAHMAHLALYGILLLMPLTGLLVNVTRALDTSVFGLFTIPGFEERNMQMYLMMLDVHSFLEYVCYLLLLAHVGASMFHHFILKDDTMRRMWGKTG from the coding sequence ATGAAAACGTGGATCCCCGTAAAGGAATTTAGTGCAACCAACCGTGTTGTACACCACCTATCTGCATTTATGTTTATAGGTGCTCTATTACTAATGGCTTACGACAAATACTTTGGCTCATCGGATGCGATGAAGCTTCACCAATCTTTTGGTATGGTTGTATTCTTTTTGTATTTTGGCCGTATTGTGTTGATGGCTTGGTTTGGAAAACCAGAGGCACTCGGCACCCAGCTAGAAAAATTTATGGCGCATATGGCCCATCTAGCCTTGTATGGTATCTTGTTATTAATGCCTCTGACGGGCTTGTTAGTCAATGTGACTCGCGCCTTAGATACCTCAGTCTTTGGCCTATTTACCATTCCAGGCTTTGAAGAGCGAAATATGCAGATGTACCTAATGATGTTAGATGTGCATTCATTCTTAGAATATGTCTGCTATCTATTATTACTTGCTCATGTTGGTGCGTCTATGTTCCATCACTTCATTTTGAAGGACGACACAATGAGACGCATGTGGGGTAAAACCGGTTAA
- a CDS encoding ammonia-forming cytochrome c nitrite reductase subunit c552: protein MDIKIKQLGIAATALSSLLLLSSISNADDKKQYERSDSNPTLEAWAEEYPDHLEMYLEMKDTSKPTEFGGNVPYSKLIRFPQLTELWGGYAFAHDFNEERGHYYSQIDQYETGRNNREFLNGVGLKKFKGQPGACMNCHSGWVPELVREMGWEDFNRTPYWDTVAHLESKHGKGINGSEMGSTCADCHTPDDMSLRVTRPAYINAMMSRGYEADERYGIKATQAEMRNHVCEQCHVEYYFKGKDKLLTFPWDQWPKDRPFKIEMMEAYYDRVAASGEFAKDWTHSTTKAPMLKMQHPEAEMTSSGRHTRDGVACVDCHMPKKIMNGEEVTDHNLDSPLNDLVACKSCHSSQNESDIRKMVQDVQRHTSGELNRAEVAILALIGDIKTVRQELALHKDFRSIQDQTERDAAISKAIEPALDMHRRASMRWDFVGAENSTGIHSPREAWRILDDAEKQAREGQIKLNEAANKYGISFRLTSKGAIPVAPPVLHPGNIVGSEPPPITMQADNQCER from the coding sequence ATGGATATAAAAATAAAACAGTTAGGTATTGCCGCAACAGCGCTCAGTTCGCTGTTGTTGCTAAGCTCGATATCTAACGCAGACGATAAAAAACAATACGAGCGAAGTGATTCCAATCCAACTTTAGAGGCATGGGCAGAGGAATACCCAGACCACCTAGAGATGTATTTGGAGATGAAAGACACCAGTAAACCCACCGAGTTTGGTGGTAATGTTCCTTACAGTAAATTGATCCGCTTTCCTCAGCTCACCGAACTATGGGGCGGTTATGCTTTTGCCCACGACTTCAATGAAGAGCGTGGCCACTACTACTCCCAGATAGACCAATACGAAACCGGACGTAACAACCGCGAGTTTTTAAACGGTGTGGGTTTGAAGAAATTTAAAGGCCAACCCGGTGCTTGCATGAATTGTCACAGCGGTTGGGTTCCTGAGTTAGTTCGAGAAATGGGCTGGGAAGATTTTAACCGCACTCCTTATTGGGACACCGTTGCACATCTTGAATCCAAGCACGGCAAAGGCATAAACGGCTCAGAAATGGGTAGCACCTGTGCCGATTGCCATACCCCAGATGATATGAGCCTACGTGTCACTCGCCCAGCTTATATCAATGCGATGATGTCGCGTGGTTATGAAGCCGATGAGCGCTATGGCATTAAAGCCACTCAGGCAGAAATGCGCAATCACGTATGTGAGCAATGTCATGTTGAATATTACTTCAAAGGTAAAGACAAGCTGCTGACCTTCCCCTGGGACCAGTGGCCTAAAGATCGCCCTTTCAAAATAGAAATGATGGAAGCTTATTACGACAGAGTGGCAGCCAGCGGCGAGTTTGCAAAAGACTGGACACATAGCACCACCAAAGCGCCCATGCTCAAGATGCAACACCCTGAAGCTGAGATGACCTCATCGGGCCGCCACACTCGCGATGGCGTTGCCTGCGTGGATTGTCATATGCCCAAGAAGATAATGAATGGCGAAGAAGTGACCGACCACAATTTAGACTCGCCTCTCAATGACTTAGTGGCATGTAAATCGTGCCATAGCTCGCAAAACGAAAGCGACATCAGGAAGATGGTGCAAGATGTTCAGCGCCACACCTCGGGTGAGCTAAATCGTGCAGAAGTTGCCATACTGGCATTAATAGGCGATATCAAAACCGTACGCCAAGAACTGGCTTTACATAAAGATTTTAGATCCATTCAAGACCAAACCGAGCGTGATGCAGCTATTTCTAAAGCAATAGAACCCGCCCTAGACATGCATCGTCGCGCATCGATGCGCTGGGACTTTGTAGGCGCAGAGAACTCAACAGGCATTCATAGCCCCAGAGAAGCGTGGCGCATACTCGATGACGCTGAAAAACAAGCACGAGAAGGCCAGATTAAATTAAACGAAGCGGCCAATAAATACGGCATTAGCTTTAGGTTAACCTCGAAAGGTGCGATCCCAGTAGCACCACCGGTTCTGCATCCGGGCAACATTGTTGGCTCGGAGCCTCCGCCAATTACGATGCAAGCAGATAATCAATGCGAACGTTAA
- a CDS encoding YkgJ family cysteine cluster protein produces the protein MKECNQCGKCCIKYSNGRLSASEQDIAMWDLLRPDIMDYVKDGLIWFDPNTGKELKRCPFLVAIEPNTNSTSLSKYGCSIYHDRPEDCRLYPSNIEEMHNDECEMLEDADLKNKKQAQRKLQIIMSDSHS, from the coding sequence ATGAAAGAGTGCAATCAATGTGGAAAATGCTGTATTAAATACAGTAACGGCCGCCTATCTGCGAGTGAGCAAGATATAGCAATGTGGGACTTACTGCGCCCAGACATAATGGACTATGTAAAAGATGGGCTCATTTGGTTCGATCCAAACACAGGGAAAGAACTCAAGCGCTGTCCTTTTTTAGTGGCTATAGAGCCAAACACGAACAGCACAAGCCTAAGCAAATATGGTTGCAGTATTTACCATGACAGACCAGAAGACTGCAGGCTTTATCCAAGCAATATAGAAGAAATGCATAACGACGAGTGTGAAATGCTCGAAGACGCAGACTTAAAAAACAAAAAACAAGCTCAACGTAAATTACAAATCATTATGAGCGATTCACACTCTTAG
- a CDS encoding RICIN domain-containing protein, with amino-acid sequence MKTFHRTIAAIAISCAPASLMAADWDAYPVPANAGAGKVWQLQPQSDEFNYNFNATSNAATFGGKWTNFYHNAWEGPGPTRWRRENTSVAGGNLQLKATRVPGETKSFEVDLDLDGVVETHTTPATRAGCITSTTRVQYPVFVEARVKIANAVMASDIWLLSPDDTQEIDILEAYGGKQARNDWFAQRLHLSHHVFIRSPFQDYQPKDASTWYTGPTKRYWTDSWIRIGVNWVSPTRLEYYVDGQLVKVMDNLQTVNGKDGIDPLNYTNGTGLNKAMDIIINMEDQNWNAAAGRQPTNAEITNTANHTMKVDWLRVYKPVNATTPPPSTTVPPAGATSLRIQNSNRCVDLAAGSSANGAAIQQWSCNSNNSNQDFNFVAKGGNWFEMKTKHNKCVGIAGGSTANGAAALQWDCFGGNLFQFTPVNKGNNWYQLKNRQSNKCLQVKSSSNANGAKLEQWTCSNSANQYFKFE; translated from the coding sequence ATGAAAACATTCCATAGAACTATTGCTGCAATAGCAATTTCTTGCGCACCGGCCTCACTCATGGCAGCCGACTGGGACGCCTATCCAGTGCCGGCAAATGCCGGCGCAGGAAAGGTGTGGCAGTTACAACCTCAATCAGATGAATTTAATTACAACTTTAATGCAACCTCCAACGCCGCAACCTTTGGCGGAAAATGGACCAATTTTTACCACAATGCATGGGAAGGCCCTGGGCCCACTCGCTGGCGCCGTGAAAACACCTCAGTAGCAGGTGGTAATTTACAACTTAAAGCAACACGTGTTCCTGGTGAGACCAAAAGCTTTGAAGTTGACCTAGACTTAGATGGCGTTGTGGAGACTCATACAACACCGGCAACACGTGCAGGCTGTATTACGTCAACAACACGTGTTCAATATCCAGTATTTGTGGAAGCACGTGTAAAAATTGCTAACGCGGTTATGGCTTCTGATATCTGGCTACTGAGCCCAGACGACACACAAGAAATCGATATCCTTGAAGCCTACGGTGGTAAACAAGCCCGTAACGACTGGTTTGCACAGCGTTTACACTTAAGTCACCACGTGTTTATTCGCTCGCCCTTTCAAGATTATCAACCTAAAGATGCCAGTACTTGGTACACAGGCCCTACAAAGCGTTACTGGACTGATTCATGGATTCGTATTGGTGTGAACTGGGTTAGCCCTACCCGCCTTGAATACTATGTAGACGGCCAACTAGTTAAGGTAATGGACAATCTACAAACTGTTAACGGTAAAGACGGTATTGACCCGCTTAATTACACTAACGGTACTGGTTTGAACAAGGCCATGGATATTATTATCAACATGGAAGACCAGAACTGGAATGCAGCTGCTGGTCGCCAACCAACTAACGCAGAAATTACCAACACAGCCAACCACACCATGAAAGTTGACTGGCTGCGAGTATACAAACCCGTTAATGCAACAACCCCACCACCTTCAACCACTGTTCCACCAGCAGGCGCTACTTCTCTACGTATTCAAAACAGTAACCGCTGCGTAGATTTAGCAGCAGGTTCAAGTGCTAATGGTGCAGCCATTCAGCAGTGGTCTTGTAATTCAAACAACAGCAACCAAGACTTTAACTTTGTTGCCAAAGGCGGCAACTGGTTTGAGATGAAAACTAAGCACAACAAGTGTGTCGGTATCGCAGGTGGCTCAACAGCCAATGGCGCAGCTGCTCTACAGTGGGATTGTTTTGGTGGCAACTTATTCCAATTCACACCTGTAAATAAAGGTAACAACTGGTACCAGTTAAAAAATCGCCAAAGCAATAAATGCTTACAAGTTAAAAGCTCTTCTAACGCTAACGGTGCAAAACTAGAGCAGTGGACGTGTAGTAACTCTGCAAATCAGTACTTTAAGTTTGAATAA
- a CDS encoding SAM-dependent methyltransferase, which yields MMQTKNPIKTSTVRALDARLQHLFEWALSAHSNSEQAFHSIWDICCDHGRLGLHLHRATHGQTTNIHLVDCVPSIIDAIHSHYASLIDQRLNVSCQDASKLTLPTHGRHLFILAGIGGGTAIEIVQNIYQQALENNQLSELDLEIILSPNSRIVELREFLRNGHFELLNEAFICVYGRHHEHMHLRFHPNKIHDTENKQLPSIIGDKIWQDYCEDKVNYLEKLLDHHQRRLNLSGNNKVKPIVEAYKSALLLQKNHQ from the coding sequence ATGATGCAAACAAAAAATCCAATAAAAACCTCAACTGTTCGCGCCTTAGATGCACGCTTACAACACTTATTTGAGTGGGCCCTTTCAGCTCACTCAAATAGTGAACAGGCTTTTCATAGCATTTGGGATATTTGTTGTGATCACGGTCGACTAGGCCTACACCTGCACAGGGCCACGCATGGACAAACAACAAACATACACCTTGTTGATTGCGTTCCTTCAATTATCGATGCGATTCACTCACACTACGCATCACTGATAGACCAACGACTTAATGTAAGCTGCCAAGATGCCAGCAAGCTAACACTACCAACACACGGTCGCCACTTATTTATCTTAGCGGGTATTGGAGGTGGTACAGCTATTGAAATAGTGCAAAACATCTATCAACAAGCCTTAGAGAACAACCAACTTAGTGAATTAGACTTAGAGATTATTTTAAGCCCTAATTCGCGTATTGTTGAACTACGAGAATTTCTTCGTAACGGCCATTTTGAATTATTAAACGAAGCGTTTATTTGTGTCTATGGCCGGCATCACGAACATATGCATTTACGCTTTCACCCTAATAAAATACACGACACTGAAAATAAGCAGCTACCCAGCATCATTGGTGACAAAATCTGGCAAGACTATTGTGAAGACAAAGTGAACTACCTAGAAAAGCTACTCGATCATCACCAACGTCGACTTAATCTCAGTGGTAACAACAAAGTAAAACCTATTGTAGAGGCCTACAAATCAGCGCTGTTATTACAAAAAAACCACCAATGA
- a CDS encoding DUF6231 family protein has translation MKNNAMRTAQKVFAGIIESCQPHSIASFGDDALQVANAWKNEHPRCQTHHFTLAQLAQQPPSQTYGLALISRTLELLDKHQGQELIGLLRNYGTRQIAILIKPSATDSSAWQFNDFISMGFKQVELSENNSGDNTQLALYSYSLDSYNHVRTWNNPRFWANPEMWHKARW, from the coding sequence ATGAAAAATAACGCTATGAGAACAGCACAAAAAGTATTCGCAGGCATTATAGAAAGCTGTCAGCCCCACAGCATCGCCAGCTTTGGCGACGATGCCCTACAGGTTGCCAATGCTTGGAAAAACGAGCACCCTCGCTGCCAGACTCATCATTTTACACTCGCACAGCTTGCACAGCAGCCCCCTAGCCAGACCTATGGGCTTGCTCTAATAAGCCGTACACTTGAGTTACTCGACAAACACCAAGGGCAAGAGCTTATTGGCCTACTAAGAAACTACGGCACCAGACAAATTGCCATCCTAATTAAACCATCTGCGACTGACAGTTCGGCTTGGCAATTTAATGATTTTATTAGCATGGGTTTTAAACAAGTTGAACTTAGTGAAAATAACAGCGGCGACAACACGCAACTTGCTCTTTATAGCTACAGCTTAGATAGCTATAACCATGTACGAACCTGGAACAACCCTCGCTTTTGGGCCAACCCAGAAATGTGGCACAAGGCCCGCTGGTAA
- a CDS encoding alpha/beta hydrolase → MSIKERIHGEGKPSHAVIWLHGLGASADDFYPVLPYLNLEASPCIRFIFPQAPDRHITINGGYVMPGWYDIKGSEITDKEDLIGMSESQQTLESLIRVEIERGIPSENIVLAGFSQGGAVAYYTALRSQHKVAGVLALSTYLPFASRLEQEHSAINIQTPIMSMHGLQDDVVPLATGKLAPEQLMALGYQVVWKEYAMQHNVIPEQLQDIGFWFNQLFAG, encoded by the coding sequence ATGTCTATTAAAGAGCGTATTCATGGTGAAGGCAAACCAAGCCATGCGGTCATTTGGTTGCATGGTCTTGGGGCTTCAGCCGATGATTTTTATCCTGTATTGCCTTATTTGAATCTAGAGGCTTCGCCGTGTATTCGTTTTATCTTTCCTCAGGCGCCCGATCGCCACATCACCATAAATGGCGGTTATGTGATGCCTGGCTGGTATGACATTAAAGGCAGTGAGATTACCGATAAAGAAGACCTTATTGGTATGAGCGAGTCTCAGCAAACGTTAGAGTCATTAATCCGTGTAGAAATTGAGCGTGGCATTCCGAGTGAAAACATTGTTCTAGCTGGTTTTTCCCAGGGAGGGGCCGTGGCGTATTACACCGCGCTTCGTTCGCAGCACAAAGTGGCAGGGGTATTAGCCTTATCGACCTACTTACCTTTTGCCTCACGTCTAGAGCAAGAGCACAGCGCTATCAATATACAGACACCCATAATGTCTATGCATGGCCTTCAGGACGATGTTGTGCCTTTGGCAACAGGAAAACTGGCGCCAGAGCAGCTTATGGCCTTGGGGTATCAGGTTGTATGGAAGGAGTATGCCATGCAGCACAATGTGATTCCTGAACAGCTTCAAGATATTGGCTTTTGGTTTAATCAGTTATTTGCAGGTTAG
- a CDS encoding YceI family protein translates to MKKLLATLATGAALSFATLSATAADYTIDTKGAHASINFKIQHLGYSWLTGRFNSFDGSFSYDEKKPEASKIMVNIDPSSIDSNHAERDKHIKSSDFLDVKKYATAKFVSTKITDKGEGKLEVIGDLSLHGVTKSITIDAVKIGEGKDPWGGYRVGFSGTTTIGLKEFGMVERLGPASTHVELELHIEGIRQ, encoded by the coding sequence ATGAAAAAACTACTTGCTACTTTAGCTACCGGTGCCGCGTTAAGCTTCGCTACACTGAGCGCTACTGCCGCCGACTACACTATCGACACCAAAGGCGCTCATGCATCTATTAATTTTAAAATTCAGCACTTAGGCTATTCGTGGCTAACAGGTCGCTTTAACAGCTTTGACGGTAGCTTTAGCTACGATGAGAAAAAGCCCGAAGCCTCTAAAATCATGGTGAACATTGACCCAAGTAGCATCGATTCAAATCATGCAGAGCGAGACAAACACATAAAAAGTAGTGATTTTTTAGATGTTAAAAAATACGCTACGGCTAAATTTGTCAGTACCAAGATCACAGATAAAGGCGAAGGCAAGCTCGAAGTCATCGGTGATTTAAGTCTTCACGGCGTCACCAAAAGCATTACCATTGATGCAGTTAAAATCGGTGAAGGTAAAGACCCTTGGGGTGGCTACCGTGTTGGCTTTTCTGGCACAACGACCATTGGCCTAAAAGAGTTTGGCATGGTTGAGCGTTTAGGACCTGCCTCGACTCATGTAGAGCTTGAATTACATATTGAAGGTATTCGCCAATAA
- a CDS encoding cytochrome b, whose protein sequence is MLKNSEQAYGLVSKTLHWLVALTVFGLFTVGLWMVELGYYDSWYQLAPHYHKSVGALLALVLLFRVLWRYVNPKVQPLSSHKVLEQKAAHLVHIALYLLMFMIFVSGYLISTADGRSIQVFNWFEIPALGSFIENQEDVAGDIHRYLAYSLISLIALHVLGALKHHFIDKDSTLKRML, encoded by the coding sequence ATGCTTAAGAATTCTGAACAGGCCTACGGCCTTGTTAGCAAAACACTGCACTGGCTGGTTGCGCTTACGGTGTTTGGACTATTTACAGTAGGGCTTTGGATGGTAGAGCTGGGCTATTACGACAGCTGGTATCAGCTCGCCCCGCATTACCACAAGAGTGTTGGCGCCCTACTCGCGCTGGTATTGCTATTTCGTGTGCTTTGGCGCTACGTCAACCCCAAGGTTCAACCTTTAAGCAGCCATAAAGTTTTGGAACAAAAGGCTGCTCACCTTGTCCATATCGCTCTTTACCTTTTGATGTTTATGATTTTTGTTTCAGGCTACCTTATTTCAACAGCCGACGGACGTAGCATTCAAGTCTTTAACTGGTTTGAAATACCAGCTCTAGGCTCGTTTATAGAAAACCAAGAAGATGTCGCCGGTGATATTCACCGATACCTCGCTTACAGCTTAATAAGTTTGATTGCCTTGCATGTGCTTGGCGCACTCAAACATCACTTTATAGACAAGGACAGCACGCTCAAACGCATGCTTTAG